One part of the Candida albicans SC5314 chromosome R, complete sequence genome encodes these proteins:
- the POL2 gene encoding DNA polymerase epsilon catalytic subunit (DNA polymerase epsilon; transcript induced by interaction with macrophage; transcript is regulated by Tup1; periodic mRNA expression, peak at cell-cycle G1/S phase) — protein MSSRPNAFKGSNSARFVKNQMTTNYRNTNDYRQQNNRNRQQQQPEDPYVANNPMLNDSIQKKELVERIDHIDSIMGFDRLEHGENDGNKPRKGWLINMHATTIPTDDYLAGYSGVDYYFLDEEGGSFKATLQFDPYFFVDVLPGDHESEVEEWMRKYLETANVKSYSRVIKEDLKLPNHLLGLQKTLIKLSFHNIQDLLAARRLLSPIIKDNQLKKESRNMYTFKEIETIMDPSVYIDDIREYDVPYHVRVSIDRNVRVGKWYDVYAKHSKVDFVEDKEKIAFADPVVLAFDIETTKAPLKFPDAKIDQIMMISYMIDGEGFLITNREIISEDIDDFEYTPKPEYPGLFTIFNEPDEKHVLKRFFEHIRDVKPTVIATFNGDFFDWPFVENRTRFHDMDMFEEIGFAKDNEGEYKSKYCVHMDCFRWVKRDSYLPQGSQGLKAVTTAKLGYNPTELDPELMTPYAYDKPQLLSEYSVSDAVATYYLYYKYVHPFIFSLCTIIPLNPDEVLRKGTGTLCEMLLSVQAYEGNILLPNKHSDPIERFYEGHLLESETYVGGHVESLEAGVFRSDIPTHFKIDPTAIDELLGNLHNSIKFCIEVENGKKMEDVENFDEIYTQIESSLLELKNNPSRQEKPLIYHVDVASMYPNIMTSNRLQPDSMKSEEDCAACDFNRPGKNCDRRLPWAWRGEYYPAEMNEYNMIKRTLQNETFPGARPWLPPRTFDELSYAEQAAKIKKRISDYSRKVYHRVKSSKVVTREAIICQRENPFYVDTVRSFRDRRYEFKGLAKVWKGKVGKIASNDTIARDEAKKMVVLYDSLQLAHKVILNSFYGYVMRKGSRWYSMEMAGVTCLTGATIIQMARALVERIGRPLELDTDGIWCILPKSFPENFNLKCKDGKKIFLEYPCSMLNYLVHERFTNHQYQDLVDPETFKYKTRSDNSIFFEVDGPYKAMILPTSKEEGKGLKKRYAVFNEDGSLAELKGFELKRRGELQLIKNFQSDIFKLFLEGDTLDTCYQAVATVANNWLDVLDTKGGMLEDEDLIELICENRSMSKSLADYGDQKSTSITTAKRLGEFLGEEMVKDAGLATKYIISAKPIGSPVTERAIPVSIFSSDKKEIFLKKWLKDPSLNKFSPRDVIDWNYYYERLASVVQKIITIPAALQDVKNPVPRVPHPDWLQKKVKNSEDIMQQKSISNFFKKTTKEDIKLKDIEDFGEVDASVPKGKVVKVTSRKRKSGKANMVEDAEEDEKNQAILNGPCPSMTEDYQGFLQYQKAKWKVQQAGRERRRRLFGANSESSQRSTVGGMFRKRAENIAGTNWEILEYKLDPTKPGDLKVYVRAGDKVHTFNFHVPKKVYASFKTKLSQRKSIPGCEIEESNAILPNGHDGTNLYKLTMAQSVFQEQMSDVDSLLQDSNIMGLYESNIDPVSRAIIDLGNTVKFDDTRVGALGKGLKTGFNTRELIKASSEAYLRKFDMDIVYLLHIVTNSYEFFALFNTWENDCQMFVLKPSANAQELPNNIHKIYREIFESKREKLDKVSNVVNYPAEMSFDVKYYHESAKLFKKLNQVIGKIHESRSNKAFLAIQSPYSSRILNVLNTTDDFPTIKMNISELSLPAVGWQSLISKRVINHYFVLGSWIKNLVAFAKYANVPLCNLQIENIGFLVDIEYARRLSENNIVLWWSPNPLPDLGGFEMDRMVDFDSLAFPTINNPEIYETACLEVEIGTLTINTILTSALINEAEGTDLADENMHFDNNNGASTFAEDSFSSPALSILRSMVKDWWDDALSNNINADSIMNTLVTWVQRNDSMLYDPSLHYHVHNLTSKALLQLISEFKRMGAQVIFANRNKMLIQTSKISVENSYAYGQYILKAARSKPLFNFLDLRIVKYWDILIWMDEFNYGGRSCTEIVNEEMQNLVPENHWHLQKFLPIIFQNEFEDWLVIFLDALTKYKNENLLGKGAQANTPRVTQIVHILKGQKKLQAQEVEEEDDDHGVIETFKKPILRRMEKLYRRQLEAILNPEFKQEYEFPTLAGSYLHMKNPALELVKFLCHVFALSEKRSKEVRILKKELLLIFDVRDFSKDATFRDPCTSLKLPHVICDYCNHIRDIDLCREEEINIWNCLNCHKAYNKIALEEEIINQFNKLFVKFYGQDLKCNKCNQIRQNNMDLHCKCSGNWIETVDYHTIEKQFQTFVNVAKFYNLQLLNGLVEEII, from the coding sequence ATGTCACTGCGACCAAATGCTTTCAAAGGGTCGAATTCCGCCCGTTTTGTCAAGAATCAGATGACGACCAATTACAGAAATACCAATGATTACCGCCAGCAAAATAATAGAAACAggcaacagcaacagccAGAAGATCCTTATGTGGCCAATAATCCTATGCTTAATGattcaatacaaaaaaaagaattggttgAACGAATAGACCATATTGACTCGATTATGGGATTTGATCGTTTAGAACATGGAGAGAATGACGGGAATAAACCCCGAAAAGGTTGGTTAATCAACATGCACGCCACAACTATCCCCACTGATGATTATTTAGCAGGATATTCCGGAgtggattattatttcttggATGAAGAAGGAGGAAGTTTTAAAGCTACACTACAATTTGAtccatatttttttgtcgATGTGTTACCAGGAGATCATGAACTGGAAGTTGAGGAATGGATGAGAAAATATTTAGAAACTGCAAATGTTAAAAGTTATAGTCGAGTCATAAAAGAAGATTTAAAATTGCCTAATCATTTGTTGGGTTTGCAGAAAACTTTGATTAAACTAAGTTTCCATAACATTCAAGATTTATTAGCAGCAAGAAGGTTACTATCACCTATTATCAAagataatcaattgaaaaaagaatcaCGGAATATGTATACTTTTAAAGAAATCGAAACGATAATGGACCCTTCAGTATATATAGATGATATAAGGGAATATGACGTTCCATACCATGTGAGAGTCTCCATAGACAGGAATGTTAGAGTTGGGAAATGGTACGATGTTTATGCAAAACATTCCaaagttgattttgttgaagatAAGGAAAAAATTGCATTTGCTGATCCTGTTGTATTGGCATTCGATATTGAAACAACCAAGGCACCTTTGAAATTCCCAGATGccaaaattgatcaaattatGATGATATCGTATATGATAGATGGTGAAGGTTTTTTGATCACCAACAGAGAGATAATTTCAGAAGacattgatgattttgagTACACACCAAAACCCGAGTACCCAGGTTTGTTTACGATTTTTAATGAACCCGATGAAAAGCATGTGTTGAAGAGATTTTTTGAACACATCCGTGATGTGAAACCAACTGTTATTGCAACATTCAATGGTGATTTTTTCGATTGGCCATTTGTGGAGAATAGAACAAGATTTCATGATATGGACATGTTTGAAGAAATAGGGTTTGCTAAAGATAACGAAGGCgaatataaatcaaaatattgtgTTCATATGGATTGTTTCAGATGGGTTAAAAGAGACTCTTATTTACCACAGGGGTCTCAAGGTTTGAAAGCAGTCACTACCGCCAAATTAGGGTATAATCCAACAGAATTAGATCCCGAATTAATGACCCCATATGCTTACGATAAACCTCAATTGCTTTCAGAATATTCTGTTTCTGATGCCGTTGCTACATACTACTTGTACTATAAATATGTTCACCCATTCATTTTTTCCTTGTGTACTATCATTCCATTGAATCCAGATGAGGTTTTAAGAAAAGGTACTGGTACTTTATGTGAAATGTTGCTTTCAGTGCAAGCATACGAGGGAAACATTTTATTGCCCAACAAACATTCTGATCCAATTGAAAGGTTTTATGAAGGACATTTGTTAGAGTCGGAAACTTACGTGGGAGGGCATGTTGAGTCCTTGGAGGCTGGTGTCTTTAGAAGTGATATACCTACACATTTCAAGATTGATCCAACTGCTATCGATGAATTGTTAGGGAATTTACATAACTCCATAAAGTTCTGTATTGAAGTTGAGAATGGCAAGAAAATGGAAGATGTTGAgaattttgatgaaatttatACCCAGATTGAGTCAAGTTTGTTGgagttgaaaaataacCCGTCTAGACAGGAGAAACCATTGATTTACCACGTTGATGTGGCGTCAATGTATCCTAATATTATGACATCCAACCGTTTGCAACCGGATTCAATGAAATCGGAAGAAGATTGTGCTGCCTGTGATTTCAACCGTCCTGGGAAAAACTGTGATAGAAGACTACCTTGGGCATGGAGAGGTGAATACTATCCTGCCGAAATGAACGAATACAATATGATTAAACGAACATTACAGAACGAAACTTTCCCGGGAGCTAGACCTTGGTTACCTCCTAGAACGTTTGATGAATTATCTTATGCTGAACAAGCAGCAAagatcaaaaaaagaatatcaGATTATTCTCGGAAAGTTTATCATAGAGTCAAATCAAGTAAAGTCGTTACCAGGGAAGCCATTATTTGTCAACGAGAAAACCCATTTTATGTCGATACTGTCAGAAGTTTCCGTGACAGAAGATACGAGTTCAAAGGGTTAGCCAAAGTGTGGAAGGGGAAAGTTGGTAAAATTGCATCAAATGACACAATTGCCAGAGATGAAGCCAAAAAAATGGTTGTGCTTTATGATTCCTTGCAATTGGCACATAAAGTCATTTTGAATTCATTTTACGGGTACGTTATGAGAAAAGGCTCACGTTGGTACTCCATGGAAATGGCAGGTGTCACTTGTCTTACTGGTGCAACAATCATTCAAATGGCTAGAGCTTTGGTTGAAAGAATTGGTAGACCATTAGAATTAGACACCGATGGTATTTGGTGTATCCTTCCTAAGTCGTTCCCTGAGAATTTTAATCTCAAATGTAAAGATGgcaagaaaatttttttggagtACCCGTGTTCTatgttgaattatttggttCATGAAAGATTTACCAATCACCAATATCAAGATTTAGTTGACCCTGAGactttcaaatataaaactCGTTCTGAtaattctattttcttCGAAGTTGATGGTCCTTATAAGGCGATGATTTTACCAACatcaaaagaagaaggtaAAGGGTTGAAGAAAAGGTATGCCGTTTTCAATGAAGATGGATCGTTGGCAGAATTAAAAGGATTTGAGTTGAAAAGAAGAGGGGAATtgcaattgattaaaaatttccaatCTGATATATTCAAGTTATTTTTAGAAGGTGATACGTTGGATACCTGTTATCAAGCTGTTGCTACAGTGGCAAACAATTGGTTGGATGTGTTGGATACAAAAGGGGGTATGcttgaagatgaagatttgattgaattgatttgtgAAAACAGAAGTATGTCCAAGAGTTTGGCGGATTACGGAGACCAGAAGTCTACTTCTATTACTACTGCCAAAAGATTGGGTGAGTTTTTAGGTGAAGAGATGGTTAAAGATGCTGGTTTGGCTACAAAGTATATTATTAGTGCCAAGCCAATAGGATCACCTGTCACTGAAAGAGCAATCCCTGTATccattttttcttctgataaaaaagaaatatttttgaaaaagtgGTTAAAAGACCCATctttaaacaaatttagTCCAAGAGACGTTATTGattggaattattattatgaaaGATTAGCGTCAGTTGTACAAAAGATTATCACAATTCCAGCAGCTCTTCAAGATGTTAAGAACCCTGTTCCTAGAGTGCCACATCCGGATTGGTTACagaaaaaagtgaaaaataGTGAAGATATTATGCAACAGAAATCAATTTCgaattttttcaagaaaacCACGAAGGAAGACATCAAACTCAAAGACATAGAAGATTTTGGTGAAGTTGATGCTTCTGTGCCAAAGGGTAAAGTAGTTAAAGTTACTtcaagaaagagaaagtCTGGTAAGGCAAATATGGTTGAGGATGCCGAAGAAGATGAGAAGAATCAAGCAATTTTGAATGGGCCATGTCCTTCTATGACAGAGGATTATCAAGGATTTTTACAGTACCAAAAGGCAAAATGGAAGGTTCAACAAGCCGGCCgtgaaagaagaagaagattattTGGAGCAAATTCAGAGAGTTCACAAAGATCTACTGTGGGAGGAATGTTCCGGAAAAGAGCTGAGAATATAGCTGGAACAAATTGGGAAATTTTAGAATATAAGCTTGACCCAACTAAGCCAGGTGATTTGAAAGTATATGTAAGAGCTGGTGATAAAGTTCACACATTTAATTTCCATGTTCCCAAAAAAGTTTATGCTTCTTTTAAGACCAAGTTGTCACAACGGAAAAGTATTCCTGGTTGCGAAATTGAGGAATCAAATGCAATTTTACCAAATGGTCATGATGGTACAAACTTATACAAGCTTACAATGGCACAATCTGTTTTCCAAGAACAAATGAGTGATGTTGATAGTTTGTTACAGGACTCAAATATTATGGGACTCTATGAAAGTAATATTGATCCTGTGTCTCGAGCTATAATAGATTTGGGTAACACtgttaaatttgatgatacAAGAGTGGGTGCTTTAGGGAAGGGGTTGAAGACTGGGTTCAATACTAGAGAATTGATAAAAGCTAGTTCCGAAGCTTACTTGAGAAAGTTTGACATGGACATTGTTTACTTGTTGCATATTGTCACTAACAGTTATGAGTTTTTTGCTCTTTTTAATACTTGGGAAAATGACTGCCAAatgtttgttttgaaacCTTCTGCTAATGCCCAGGAATTACCAAATAATATTCACAAGATTTATCGTGAAATCTTTGAATCCAAGAGGGAGAAATTGGATAAGGTTCTGAATGTAGTGAATTACCCTGCAGAAATGTCATTTGATGTGAAATATTACCACGAAAGTGccaaattgttcaaaaaaCTCAACCAAGTCATTGGAAAAATCCATGAAAGCAGAAGCAACAAAGCATTTTTGGCAATACAATCCCCTTATTCCAGTAGAATTTTGAATGTTTTGAATACAACGGATGATTTCCCAACTATAAAGATGAATATTAGTGAATTGTCGTTACCAGCAGTTGGATGGCAATCTTTGATTTCGAAACGTGTAATTaatcattattttgttttaggGTCTTGGATAAAGAATTTGGTTGCGTTTGCCAAATATGCTAATGTACCGCTTTGTAACTtgcaaattgaaaacattggATTTTTGGTAGATATTGAATATGCAAGAAGATTAAGTGAGAACAATATTGTGTTGTGGTGGTCACCTAATCCATTACCAGACCTTGGTGGGTTTGAGATGGATAGAATGGTAGACTTTGATAGTTTGGCTTTCCCTACCATTAACAATCCAGAGATTTATGAAACTGCATGTTTGGAAGTTGAAATTGGTACATTAACTATAAATACCATACTTACTAGTGCACTTATCAACGAAGCCGAGGGAACAGATTTGGCAGATGAAAATATGCATTTTGATAACAACAATGGTGCTTCCACTTTTGCTGAAGATTCCTTTTCGAGCCCTGCATTATCAATACTCAGATCAATGGTGAAAGATTGGTGGGATGATGCCTTGAGTAACAATATCAATGCTGATTCTATAATGAACACTTTGGTCACATGGGTTCAACGTAATGATTCGATGTTATATGATCCTTCATTACATTATCATGTCCATAATTTAACTTCAAAGGCACTTTTGCAATTAATTAGTGAGTTCAAGCGAATGGGAGCACAAGTGATTTTTGCCAACAGGAATAAAATGTTGATTCAGACTTCAAAGATTTCTGTGGAAAATTCATATGCATATGGtcaatatattttgaaagCAGCGAGATCTAAGCCTTTGTTCAACTTTTTGGATTTAAGAATAGTAAAGTATTGGGATATTTTGATATGGATGGATGAATTTAATTATGGAGGTAGAAGTTGTACAGAGATTGTCAATGAAGAAATGCAAAATTTGGTTCCAGAGAATCATTGGCACttgcaaaaatttttaccaataatttttcaaaacgAATTTGAAGATTGGCTTGTGATATTCTTGGATGCATTGACAAAGTATAAAAATGAGAATTTACTTGGGAAGGGAGCTCAAGCAAATACACCTAGAGTTACTCAAATTGTTCACATATTGAAAGGTcagaaaaaattacaagCTCAAGAGGTCGAAGAAGAGGATGATGATCATGGTGTTATTGAAACTTTCAAAAAACCAATATTACGAAGAATGGAAAAATTGTATCGTCGACAACTTGAAGCCATCCTTAATCCTGAGTTTAAACAAGAATATGAATTTCCAACATTGGCAGGGTCATATTTGCATATGAAGAATCCTGCTTTAGAATTGGTAAAATTCTTATGTCATGTATTTGCATTATCAGAGAAAAGATCTAAAGAAGTTAGAatcttgaaaaaagaattattattgatatttgatGTTCGTGATTTTAGTAAAGATGCTACATTTAGGGACCCTTGTACATCTTTGAAACTTCCTCACGTGATATGTGATTATTGTAACCATATCAGGGACATTGATTTATGTCGTGAAGAAGAGATCAATATTTGgaattgtttaaattgtCACAAAGCTTATAATAAGATTGCTCTTGAAGAGGAGATTATTAATCAGtttaacaaattatttGTCAAGTTTTATGGTCAAGATTTGAAGTGTAACAAATGTAATCAAATAAGACAGAACAACATGGATTTACATTGTAAATGTTCGGGTAATTGGATTGAAACTGTTGATTATCATAccattgaaaaacaatttcaaacattTGTCAATGTGGCAAAATTCTATAATTTGCAATTGTTGAATGGTTtagttgaagaaattatttga
- the MIS11 gene encoding trifunctional formate-tetrahydrofolate ligase/methenyltetrahydrofolate cyclohydrolase/methylenetetrahydrofolate dehydrogenase (Predicted mitochondrial C1-tetrahydrofolate synthase precursor; putative protein of glycine catabolism; repressed by Efg1; fluconazole-induced; stationary phase enriched protein; rat catheter and Spider biofilm repressed) has protein sequence MVAELIDGKAIALDLRTKIHDDIAQFQLKHPEFKPHLSIIQVGDRPDSNTYVKMKLKAAEEASIGCELIKLPEDISQFELLSKIEKLNNSLDVDGILVQLPLPEHIDETKITDAVLANKDVDGFGPFNVGELAKKGGEPLFLPCTPKGIMHLFEKSKIDLEGKDVVVLGRSDIVGKPIARLLTKANANVTVVHSKTPLDKLKNYLGDADIVVAAIGQPQFVKGEWLKDGVVVIDVGTNFIPDASKKSGQRMVGDVDFESAKTKASFITPVPGGVGPMTVACLLDNVVIGAKKHYKANNETPKFTNPLKLHLQKPVPSDFEISRAQQPKRITQVAEEAGILDAELEPFGFYKAKVSLDILKRLNNKVNGKYVLVTGITPTPLGEGKSTTTVGLAQALGAHLKKNVFANVRQPSMGPTFGIKGGAAGGGYSQVIPMDEFNMHVTGDIHAITMANNLLAAAIDTRMFHESTQKDGPLYRRLVPEKKGVRKFTPSMLRRLEKLGINKTDPNELTPEEITQFARLDIDPESITWRRVVDCNDRFLRGITVGQAPTEKGFTRATGFDITVASECMAILALANSLEDMRERLGKMVIGSSKAGIPITCEDIGCAGALTALLKDAIKPNIMQTLEGTPVFVHAGPFANISIGASSILADKMALKLAGTSSELSEEERKEQEGYVVTEAGFDFTMGGERFINIKCRSSGLVPDVIVIVATVRALKVHGGGPEVKAGAPLAPEYTQENVELLRKGCSNLAKHIANAKSYGLPVVVAINKMSSDSDKEHEVIREEALKAGAVDAIVSNHWEEGGKGAVDLAQGVINAANSPDKNFNFLYGLEPSVEEKISTIAKEMYGAGEVEFLPEAQKKIDLYTKQGFGKLPICIAKTQYSLSHDANLKGVPTGFKFPIRDVRASIGAGYLYALAAEIQTIPGLPTHCGFMNVEVNEDGEIDGLF, from the coding sequence ATGGTAGCTGAACTTATTGATGGTAAAGCCATTGCTTTGGATCTTCGTACAAAGATTCATGATGATATTgctcaatttcaattaaaacatCCAGAATTCAAACCTCATTTATCCATAATTCAAGTTGGTGACAGACCAGATTCCAACACCTATGTGAAAATGAAGTTGAAGGCAGCTGAAGAGGCTAGTATTGGTTGTGAACTTATTAAATTACCAGAAGATATCTctcaatttgaattgttgagtaaaattgaaaaattaaataactCATTAGATGTTGATGGGATTTTAGTACAATTGCCTTTGCCTGAACACATTGATGAAACTAAAATCACTGATGCCGTTTTAGCTAACAAAGATGTTGATGGATTTGGTCCATTTAATGTCGGGGAATTGGCCAAAAAAGGCGGTGAACCATTATTCTTGCCTTGTACACCTAAGGGGATCATGCATTTGTTTGAGAAATCTAAAATTGATCTTGAAGGTAaagatgttgttgttttagGAAGATCCGATATTGTTGGTAAACCAATTGCTCGTTTACTTACTAAAGCCAATGCCAATGTCACTGTTGTTCATTCAAAAACACCATTAGATAAACTTAAAAATTACTTGGGTGATGCCGATATTGTCGTTGCAGCTATTGGACAACCACAATTTGTTAAAGGCGAATGGTTGAAAGATGGTGTTGTAGTTATCGATGTTGGTACCAATTTCATTCCTGATGCCAGTAAAAAATCTGGTCAACGTATGGTTGgtgatgttgattttgaatcaGCTAAAACCAAAGCCAGTTTCATCACTCCAGTTCCAGGTGGTGTTGGTCCAATGACCGTTGCTTGTCTTTTGGATAATGTTGTAATTGGTGCCAAAAAGCATTATAAGGCCAATAATGAAACCCCCAAATTCACCAACCCTTTAAAATTACATTTACAAAAACCAGTTCCTTCCGACTTTGAAATTTCCCGTGctcaacaaccaaaaagaattaCTCAAGTTGCTGAAGAAGCAGGTATCTTGGATGCTGAATTAGAACCATTTGGGTTTTACAAGGCCAAAGTTTCActtgatattttgaaacgTTTGAACAACAAAGTTAATGGTAAATATGTTTTAGTTACTGGTATCACGCCAACTCCTTTAGGTGAAGGTAAATCCACTACTACTGTGGGATTGGCTCAGGCTTTGGGTGctcatttgaaaaaaaatgtctTTGCTAATGTAAGACAACCATCTATGGGTCCAACATTCGGTATCAAAGGTGGTGCTGCCGGTGGTGGTTACTCACAAGTCATTCCTATGGATGAATTCAACATGCACGTTACTGGTGATATACATGCCATCACAATGGCCAACAACTTGTTAGCTGCAGCTATTGATACAAGAATGTTCCATGAAAGCACCCAAAAGGATGGTCCATTGTACAGAAGATTAGTACCAGAAAAGAAAGGTGTCAGAAAATTCACTCCTTCAATGTTGAGAAgattagaaaaattgggtATTAACAAAACTGATCCAAATGAATTGACTCCAGAGGAAATTACTCAATTTGCTAGATTAGACATTGATCCAGAATCCATTACTTGGAGAAGAGTTGTTGATTGTAATGATAGATTTTTAAGAGGAATCACTGTTGGTCAAGCACCAACAGAAAAAGGGTTCACCAGAGCCACTGGATTTGATATTACTGTTGCTTCTGAATGTATGGCTATCTTGGCATTGGCTAACTCTTTAGAAGACATGAGAGAAAGATTAGGTAAAATGGTTATTGGGTCCTCAAAAGCTGGTATTCCAATCACTTGTGAGGATATTGGATGTGCTGGTGCCTTGACAGCTTTGTTAAAGGATGCCATTAAACCAAATATCATGCAAACTTTGGAAGGTACTCCAGTTTTTGTCCATGCTGGTCCATTTGCCAATATTTCCATTGGTGCCTCATCTATTTTAGCTGATAAAATGGCATTGAAATTAGCCGGTACTTCTTCTGAATTgtctgaagaagaaagaaaagaacaagaaggTTATGTTGTTACTGAAGctggttttgattttactATGGGTGGTGaaagatttattaatatcaaaTGTAGATCATCAGGATTAGTTCCAGATGTCATTGTCATTGTTGCCACTGTTCGTGCATTGAAAGTTCATGGTGGTGGTCCAGAAGTTAAAGCTGGTGCACCATTGGCTCCAGAATACACTCAAGAAAACGTTGAATTGTTGAGAAAAGGTTGTTCCAACTTGGCCAAACATATTGCCAATGCCAAGAGCTATGGTTTGCCAGTAGTTGTTGCCATCAACAAAATGTCTTCTGATTCCGACAAAGAACATGAAGTTATTAGAGAAGAAGCTTTGAAAGCTGGTGCTGTTGATGCTATTGTATCTAACCATTGGGAAGAAGGTGGTAAAGGTGCTGTTGATTTAGCCCAAGGGGTTATCAATGCTGCTAATTCACCAGACAAgaatttcaactttttgtATGGGTTGGAACCATcagttgaagaaaaaatttctaCTATTGCCAAGGAAATGTATGGTGCTGGTGAAGTTGAATTTTTACCAGAAGCACAAAAGAAGATTGATCTTTACACTAAACAAGGATTTGGTAAATTGCCAATCTGTATCGCCAAGACGCAATATTCATTGTCACACGATGCCAATTTGAAAGGTGTTCCAACTGGATTCAAATTCCCAATCAGAGATGTTAGAGCTTCAATTGGTGCTGGTTACTTGTATGCTTTGGCTGCTGAAATTCAAACCATTCCAGGTTTACCAACTCATTGTGGATTTATGAATGTTGAAGTCAATGAAGATGGTGAAATTGATGGATTgttttaa
- a CDS encoding thiosulfate sulfurtransferase (Ortholog(s) have thiosulfate sulfurtransferase activity and mitochondrion localization), translating into MFAFKKSTTSILKTVVAPTSSRYLSTVTLRSIPRTFHNATKVSLFNGLRTTPRFYSVLTESPEAKVYKYADVKDVAVHPENHPDSVLVDVREPTEFGDGHIPGALNIPFKSSPGALDLPEEDFQEHFGFPKPSTDKELIFYCLGGVRSTAAEELANTFGYKKRGNYLGSWEDWVKHENKKN; encoded by the coding sequence atgtttgcatttaaaaaatctaCTACTTCAATTCTCAAAACAGTGGTCGCCCCAACATCATCTCGTTATTTATCCACCGTCACATTAAGATCAATCCCAAGAACATTCCATAATGCCACTAAAGTTTCATTATTCAATGGATTAAGAACTACACCAAGATTTTATAGTGTATTGACTGAATCTCCAGAGGCAAAAGTATATAAATATGCCGATGTTAAGGATGTGGCCGTACACCCTGAAAACCACCCTGATTCTGTTTTAGTGGATGTTAGAGAACCAACTGAATTTGGAGATGGTCACATACCAGGAGCTTTGAATATTCCATTCAAAAGTAGTCCCGGCGCATTGGATTTGCCAGAAGAAGATTTCCAAGAACATTTTGGATTCCCTAAACCAAGTACtgataaagaattgattttctaTTGTCTTGGAGGTGTTAGATCTACTGCGGCTGAAGAATTGGCCAATACTTTTGGTTATAAGAAAAGAGGAAATTATCTTGGAAGTTGGGAAGATTGGGTAAAacatgaaaataaaaagaactaa